The region GGCATCCACTCAAAAATTACCaggtttgcaaataatttcctCATTACAAGAAGtaataatctatttattattatttataataattataataaaataatatttttttaaaaaaagatgactggtaaggggatcttaacccttgacttggtgtttgtcagcaccacattctcctagggagctaactggccatccctatataggatccgaacccatggccttggtgttatcagcgccacgctctcccaagtgagccacgggccagcccctaggAAGTAATCTATTAATTGAAATAAACCCCAAATTAACGCAGATGTAGAATTAGCaaacaaagatattaaaatagttaattcAACTGCATTCCACATCTTCAAAAAGTTAGATAGAGGTATGGAATAAAAAGACCCAAGTCAAACTTCTAAAGATGAAAACTACAACATGTGagattaaaatatatactatatggAATTAACAGAAGATCAGATATTGTAGAAGAGATTAGTGAATTtacagacaacacaatgaaaccaCCCAAAATGAAGcatagagagaaaagagaatcagACAAAAGAACAAAGCATCAGTGAGCTGTGGGACAACTTCAAAGGCCTAACATAGGTGTAATTAAAGTTCTTCAAGGAAGGAAATTAGAAAaggtatttgaagaaataatggccccaATTTTTCCAAacttgatgaaaactataaatccacAGATATAAAAAGCTCAATGACAaccaagcacaagaaacatgaacAAAAGTGCAtcaaggcacattataatcaagttTCCCAAATCCATTGATAAcaggaaaatctttaaaaatagccAGAAAAATAAAACGCTGTATGCACTGAGTCACAAAAGTAAGGATGGCATCAAATATCCAGTAACAAAGGTAAGGATGACAGCAAGAACCCCCCTGTTAAGCTTCAGGCTTTCCTTCCAACTTCCAACTGGACATTATTCTGTCATCTGCTGTAGCTCATCTTGTCCCAAGTTACACTGAATGCATCATCACCATTGGCCCTTTGCCAAATAGACATTTGTGACTGAAGAGCATGCACAGGCTCCCTCTCCCTGTCCACAGCTTCCTGCCAAGTTTCCAAGGTCCTGGGGTGAAGTGTGCAACCAGACTATGTCACCTCTTTTGCCAGTACCTCCTGCACTAGAGTGTGTACTGCCTGGCGACAGGCATTATTGTCTGCCTGATTATGCACCGCATTCCTACACAGCACTGGGACGGGCTCCTGGAAAGTACTGGAAGAAATGGAGGGAGGAAGACATAAAGGCTAGAACTTGGTGAAGGTGTGAGGAATCACAGAAGACAGCGCAGAAAAGGGAACTGCTCAGCCTGAAGTGGGAAGGGAAGACTAGCTCCAGTGGGCTCATGAAACCCATTAGGTAACTAGGGGCCTGTTTCCTTTACAATCCAGCCCAACTTGATTTCAGGTTCAAGTTAATACCAGGTCAAGCCAAAGTTTTTTCATCGTGATTAGGAGGGAGGGATCTGTTCCGTGACTGATAGACTTGAGGGTCAGACTCCAAGCCTCAGCCAGCAGTTAGTCTCCTAGGTATTCGGTTCTGGCCATGGCAGTGGGAAAAGTCCTGGGTAGCAGGCAGAAAATGGTAGCAAGGGGAGGGCCATACACATCACAGGGGGCAGAGCAGTAGGGCAGGCAGAAAGACAGCAATGTGGAGAGCCAAGAGGAAGCAATGGATATCCCTGCCAGGCAGCTAGAACCTGCTGATCTGGGGGTTCTCATTTACTGAGCAGGTACCTTGTGCTAAGCACTCGATGTAAGTtaacttgtttaatcctcatgacaacatGACAGAgctggtactattattatcctcattgcACAGATTCACACATAAGTAATCTGGCTCCAAAAGCACACTAGGCCACAGGGCCAGCTTGGCAAGTGGTGGAGCCAGGGAGTCTGGCGTGAGTACCAAGAGGAGAGTTAGGCTCAGAACTATACCAGAAGCAGCGGACTGTTGGGGCTGCCTTTTGGGTGTGGAGCTGAAGCTGCTGAGACCCCTTGTGCCCCAAGCCTAGCAGGAATGGTTGGAGGGGGCCCTGCTGTGGTAAGGAGACCTGCAGGAGCTGGAGGTGGAGAGAGTGCCTGGCCCTTACCAGGCAGCAGTGGGTCCTTGAGGCTGAGCCACTGTGGCTCTCATCAGCCACCTTGACatcaggccccagcccagcaccatCATGAAATAGGTACTTGAGAactgtctgttgaatgaatgaaatctcTAGCAGTATGCACAGGAGCCAGGGCTTTGCCCAAGAGCCCTTGCAGGCCAGCATGGTTGGTCACTACTAGAGCCTCTAGCGTCAGAAACTTGTCATGCTTGAGCGGCTTCTGGCAAAGGAGACTTCATTCTGTGCAGACAAAGCTAGGGCTGGCGCAATAAACCTGGCATCAGCCCCACACAGTCTATGGCCCTGGGGAGGCTCCTCCTAGGAAGCTGCCCAGGACAGGCTAAACTCTAGCAATTGTAGCTCATTCCCTAACCCTCCTGTCCTCACTGAGAAGTCCCTCCTGAGCTCCACATCCCCAGGTGTCCACAAGCCACCTCCATCTCTCAGGAGCAGCCACTGGACCCCTGGACTCAACATGTCCCAAACTGACCCAATCTTCTGCCACTCAGCCCCAGCTCTTATCTCCCCAGTGCTTTATCATGAGAAAGGCACATCTTTTCCCATATTTACTCAACCCAGAAACCTAGGAGTCATCCTTGATACTTCCCACCCGCTCCCCAAATCTTGATGGTTCTACTGTGGAATCTCCCTCCAGCACCTTCTTCTCCATCCATCCTGACTGCTGCTGCCCAGGCCTTGCCCAAACCCCGTCACAGACTTCTGACTTGTCTCTTCTCCACCTTCAGATTCCCCAGTCCCTCCATTTCTGTACCTTCTATACCTCCAGGGTGAGTTCAATAGGCACACACCTGGGCCTGTCTGTCACTCTAACTACTAAAACCCATGACAGAAGACTTCACCCCACAAATAAACTTTataagggcagggactttgttttgtttagtcATTAATCCCCAGAGCCTAGACCAGTGGCAATAACATAATAGGTGCTTGACACTTATTCGGCAAGTGAATGAATAATTAATGAAGCAATGAGTTCCCTGAAGTTGCTCTGCACTTTCTCAAATCCACACCTTGTTTCAGTTCACTTTTCTCTGATTTATTTGTCTCATAGATTTGTCATCTCCCAACAGTGGACTATAGATTTGCttgcttattttctgtctccactGGATGGTCACATCCATGTGAGCAGGAACCACGTGTGTTTTGTTCCCTGCTGGGTCCCCAGGATTAAGGATAATGTCAGGTATTTGTCATCTACATAGTAAATTCCCAAGTCCACCCTTCAGCCTTCGAACCCCTGCAGGAGTTCACCAGACCCATCTTTGCTGTCTCACCTCCTGTGAGGCCGTTTCATGTTGGAGCCTGCTGTGGGTGTGGCCAGTGCTGGTCCTGGCAGTTCTGCGGCCACTGTGACACCTGAGGACCAATCAGGTACACACCCTATCTGCCACAGCTGGGGCTCAGCTCTAAGCATGTGTATGTGCACAGACTCTGCACTCAGTGTCCATCCCTCTAGAGAAGACAGCCAGGGCCAAAACAGGGCACCTGGGAGCCAGGACTTCCTGTGCTCTCTGCCAGTCCCTGCCAGGGCCACCAGCAGCTCTGACCCTcggtctttcttttttcccagctcttccctctttcccatcaAACCCTGCCTGGCCAGGAAGCCTCTCAAGCCCTCTGTTCCAAGCCTTCTCCATCCACCCTCCCTGTCACCCTCCTAGGAAAGGACAAAGGCCCATCCACCTCAGGGCACCCCGGCATGGTACTTGCTGCCTCTGAATTCCTAGAGCCCGAGGCATCTGTTTGGCTGCTTCAACAGGGGACAGAGGTTCCCCACACAGCCACTTTCCTCAGCCCCTTGGCAGGCCATGCACATGAGGGTCACGTCAAGCCCGACTCTGACCCCAAGCCCCATGGAGGCCACCAGCCCATGGCCACAAGAAGGTGTTGGCCCAAGGCCAGCCCCTTTCCTCACCAGTCAGACAGCTTCAGAGGCAGGGGGTCTCCTGGCCACAGTTAGCGTACGTTGATCCTTCCGTGCAGCCTCCAACCAGAGACAAGCCCTTGGCAGCTCATCAGCACCTGAAGCCAGAAGAGATCTCCTGCTGCTCCCGTCCCCAGGCCAGTGGTGTCCCTGAGCCCCCGATGACTCAGCTGGCAGCCTCCCAGTAAGAGAGCTGCCCCATCCTGCCTGAGGCTAGCAGGGGAGCTGGCAGAGGCCCAGAGGAGCTCATGCCCACGGCTAATGTGAACTCAAGATTCCAGCCCAGGGTATCACCTTCCCACTGGAAAAGGTGCCCTGCCTGTGGGCCCCCCACACCCCAGGCTGTCGGCAAGCAAGGACTGAGTGCTGGGTTGCCTGGCTGTGGAAGCTGCTGGCCTGCCCAGAGCCAGGAGCCAGCCCCTCCCAAGCTCCCTGAGGAGCCCTCCCTTGCATGGAGCATGCTCAGGGCTTTGTGTCTGGGGACTCAACATTGCCAGCTCATGGCCTCCATGCACCTGCCTCCCGGCCTTGGCACAGTGGGAggaggaattggtgaagggacatgaaaatcaaccacaCTGTGTGTTgatcaagtaaaataaataataataataataataataacacaaaaaaGGGGAGGAAGTTTCCAGGTGGAGCCTCCTGGAATCTGCCCCTCTGAGCCTCCCTGGGTCTCCAAGGGGCTTGGGAATCAGAAAAGGACCACAGAGGTGCCAGCCCCCGCAATACAGCCCCCGCACCCCTTAAGAAGTCCTCCATGGAGGCCAGCATGGGCAGCTGTGGCTCCAGTTCCCCTTGGGAGGTCCCTGAGGCCCTCTTCATGGGCACGTAGTTCTGGAGATGGAGCAGAAGGGAGCCAGCCAAgcaggcacagagcagggcagggTGGCAGGGTGGCCAGGGCTCAGCCAAGGGCTCCATCTGAGCTTGCCTGGCTCGGGAGGTGTTCCTCCGAGGGGCCACCACACTGTTTGTTTGCAGCTCAGCTAAATTGCTCCCAAGGGTGAACCTTGTTTCACAACATATTTTCAACCAGACTTTTGCTGCAAACATGTCCTTGTCTGCGCAGGCACATGCACACCCAGGCCCCAAAGGGCAACCCTGGCCCTGCCGGGCTcagccttttcttcctctgagtTCCCTGCATGGCCTGGTTGGGGCAAAAGAAAGGGGCAGCCTGAGGCAGGTGACATGAGTGTAGGCCTCTGATGTTCTTCACTTCTGGTCCTCCTCTCAGCTTGGCTTGCCTTCCATAGCACCAAAGGCAGTGGGAGCACTGGGCCGGTGGCAGGAAGCCACACGTGCTGCCCCTGTCTGAACAGGTGGGCTGCTCCATCTCCTTGCTTCCCTAATACTCCTCTGCATCTTGGGCCCTGGTCTGTCCTGATGCTGCAGGGAATGGAGGAATGGCCTTGCCAGTAGTCACCCATCCTTCCTTCTAGCTCGCAGGTGATTCCCAGGACTCCAGCCCATTTGGAGAGGGCAGGGTATGCTCCTGGTTCTCCCAGGCCTTCTTGGCTCTCCTGACAAGAAGTGCTTGTATCTGGATGCTGTGTTCTTCCCATTCTGCAGAGGGGCTTCCTCTGGCACCCCATTATCCTCTCTGCTCTGGGACCAGAGAGAGAATCTCCCAACTCTTTCTTCACCAAGTGTCCTTGTCTCTGCTTGCAACAGGGCCCAGACTCCAGGGGCCATGTGCGTGGTATCCCACAGGGCAGATAGGAGGCCCCACATCCTTGTCTCAGAAGTATTGCAGGCCCCAGAGTGCCAGGAGTGGAGGAGCCTCTCATTGTACAGGGCCCCACTAAGGACCAAAGAGGTGAGGAGCAGGGACAGAGCAGGCTCTAGGACTCAAGCCTCTTCccatcctcttcctccctctctctctcacacacatgtacacacacacacacacacacacacacacacacacactcacagatgGTCATGTTCATTTCATACTTAGTGACTAACACACTCTCCCACCTTTATAGATAGAGAACCCTTGACAGATCCTAGGGATAGGAGAAGATCCACTTTGTCACTAAAGCCAATGAGAAAGTTCTCAGCCCCTGCCCCCGGAGAGATGTGTATGGATCCCAGGCAAAGGGGCAGCAGCTCCCCAGCAGGTCTCCTGCAGCCCTGTGGCTGGGCCCCCAAGTGGCAGGCAATTCTCAGCATCTCAGGCTCAGTCCCACTGGACGACCCCACTACCTGCCCTGTCTGAGGTATGCTTCATGGAGCTGTGGACCAGGGTGGGTGTGGGGCTATATGTGGCCTCTCATTCAGCCTCCAGAGCTGAGTCAGGACCTCATGCCCAGCGAATCTGTAGGAGGCAGGCCAAGTCCTAGACTAGGACTAAGAAGAATGGATCCCAGACCCAGCCCTGTCCCTGTCTTGCCTGATGACCACAGGGACATATTTCCTCTCTCTGGAACTCAATTTCCTCCTGGGCAAATACAAGGTTTCTGGTCCCTTTCATGAAATTTCCTCTGATTGAGTCTCTGCAATGCCTGGCTCAGACATGCTCTGCAGAGCTGCTTCCCCACAGCGCTTGCTGGCATGAGCCCAACAGAAAGGACTTTGCCAAGCCCTGCCCCTAAGGAAGCCTAGGCTGGGGACAGTGAGGGTGGGGGAGGTGAGGGGGAGATGAGAACCAGAGTCCCTGGGGCGATGGCAGCAGCCCAGTCCCAGCCACAGGGCCTTTGTGCAAAGCGGCTGTTGCCCAGCGCACCCCACAACCACTGCCGCCGCAAGTGAGTCCTGGATGcaagagcctcagccacaggTTTTGCTGCTATcactaacttttattgagcatgTTGTCTCTGCAGAGCCTTGTGCGCAAAGTGGAAGCGAACGGGGGAGGAAGACAAAGCCAAACCCCTGCCACAGGTGGAACAGAAGGGATGTTGAGGTCACAGAGGCAAGGTCCAGGGAGCCCTGACAGGCAGGTGGCTCCTGCCACTGGTGTTACTGCAGAACCAGATGCTGCTCTCTCCTCACCCTCCAAAGGAGCAGCATCTGGGCCCATTCAGACCTCCTCTACCCTCTCAGCAGCTGGGACCTGCCAGTGGAGAGGGCTGACCTCCCAAAGCCAGGGCTTAACCAGAACTGAAGATGGTCTTGACACTGTCTGGGGGCtgctgggaggggaaggaggatggACAAGGGTGGCCAGGGAGAGAAGGGCAGAAGGAGAAGGAAGCAGTGCAGCGCGGGGGTGAAGTTTCACTGGCGCACCCACAGCCACAGGTTGGTGATGCAGGCCGACACCAGAATGGCGAAGAACAGAGCCTCCCTCTGGCGCCGGGTGGCGCTCTGGTCCTCCAGGGCACGCAGACGCCCGAAGATCACACCCAGCTGCAGAGGAGTCAAAAGCAGGGCTGGTGAGCAAGGCTCTGCTCGGGGCAAGGCATGAAGGAGCTCTGCTGCCCTTTGGGAGGCCGAAGTGCCCCCAGGTGAGAAGTAGGGGCCTGGGGAGGGCGGGGATGCCTGTGTCAAGGGCCCAGCTCCTTGCCCCCTTTCCTTCCACTTCTCTGGAAGAAGGCAGCCCATCCCAGCTGtgttggggcaggggtggggaggaaggttCTTCAATTGTGGGGCGGGCTGGTGTGGAGGCAGCAGCAGAACCAGAGTGAGGGATCCCGGATGGGGTGACATGCAGGGGCTGCAGAGACGCACCAGTGTGGATGCCCCTCCATGCCCAGGCCCCCTGGGGCCTCTTCTGAGAAGGCCTGGGCTTGGTTTGAACAAAAGTGACCTTTCTCTCAGACCTCTCAGAAGTGCTGTCTGGGCACACTGCATTGATCCTCTTGtgtttccccttcctccccactttTCTCTTCCCTACTGCCTTCCAGCATTGCAGGGATAGAGGTAGGTTTGAGACTGGGCATCAAGATGGGACACCAGAGCTGTGGGGACTGGAAGGAAGAGGAATGGAGCTTGGCCTCACCTCCAGTGCCACAGGCTAAGGTGATCGTAAGAGGCTACACAACCTCAAGGAGGTGGCCTCACAGCCATCAAGGCCCACCCACCCCAAGGCACCGTGACTCTGCCTCCACCCGCCAGGTGGGTCCCTGGCACAGCAAATGCCCACCTGTCTTTTAATGATTTCCATCTCCAGTCCATTGAACTCTTCTGGGCCAAACTCTGCTGCCATATCTGCCTCCAGGTTgctgggagaaaagaaaagactgaaggTCAGAGCTGCTGGTGGTCCCGGCAGGCACTGGCAGAGAGCACAGGAAGTCCATGAGGGCAAGTAGGTAAGGTTGGGGGCTTCCCAGACAGTGACCATCAGCCTTCAGCCCTTCCCTTCCGTAGTAAAGAGGGCCTAGGGCCTGAGGGCTGGAAGCCAGCTGGACCCAGCCTGGCCACAGAGCACCTGGAGACCGCCAGTGGGCAGGGAGCCAGTATGCTCAGGGTCTTTGGCAGGGAGGCCACAGAACCCCAGTACTCCAAGTGCTCACAACTCCTTCCTGGCCAGTATGCTCACCAGTCCCTCTGCTCCATTCCGGTCCCTACCTGAGCAGCCAGGGCCCAAAGATCTCCAGCTCTTACCGGTCACAATGGAATCTCATGCCTTGGAAGACACCAGGATACTCCTGGGGATGGAAATCACCAAGGACTTGTTCTCTCAACATTCTGGGTAAATGCAGATGGGACCTCTAAAGAAAGGAATGGTCAGTCAAAACGGCCTGCCCAAAGCCAACGGTTCACCCCATGAAAAGTCACATGGTGACTGAGCCTCAACAGCTTCAGACCACAGGGAGAGCCTGGCAACCCCACAAATTGGCTGCCTGGCACCATGCCACCCACACCATGCTCCTCATTAACTCTTGGCCATTCAGGCTGTGGCCAAGGAAGAGCAGTGAGAGGTGTCCCTGTTCTCTGCCAGAACTGTCCCATGCAGACATCAGCTGAATGAGAGTGTAAAACCTCAACTGATAGccaaggaaattgaggcttagcaAGGTGCATTCACTTCCCCAGGATGCACTGTAAGTGTTGAAGCTAAGGATAGAGTCCTGGCTACTAGGAAACCACAGACTCCGCTTGGGGTGAGCCCAGCCATCCCTTTGGCTTTCCTCCACTAATGAATCCCCAAAGTGTGTGCCTTGGGTCAGGAGCTCTCAGCCAAGAGTATCTGGTGCCTTTGAAGAGCTAGTGTGAGGTAGAGGGGCGGAACATGGCTTTCAGTGCCAGacttgcctgggttcaaatcataGTTCTAGGTTTGCCGTTCTCAACGAAATACTTCACAAGCTGCTTGTTTAACACACACTTACCATATGCCAGTGACCTTGCTGTCCTCTAAACCCTTACCAATATCAAGTCATTGAATCCTCATCACGACTGTGAAACCAGTATTATTATCATCCCATTTTGAAAGACAGGGAAACTGAAACTTGGAGAGTTTatataacttgcccaagtcacacagctggtaagtagcaGAGCAGTAATCCTAACCCAGGACATTTTGCTCCAGAGGTTGCACTCTTAACCATTACACTATGATGCCCCTCAGAGTTAACACTGCTTCCTCTCGACTCCATCACATGACAATGGTGACAGAAACAATATAGACCCATAACAAAGACTACAGGAGAGCCATTGGCAAATGAAAGAGCTCAACAGAATTGTGGAATTCAGAAAGTGCCAGTGGAGGAAGCCAGCTGAGCAAAGCAGGCCTCAGTGTGgatgggaagggggtggggagcagcGGCCAAAGGAGGTCCCGCTGGCAGCACCCAGAGGATCCAggcctggaggctgcaggggcAATGGTGCTGGGGGATCTCAAGAAGTGGACTGGAAAACAGGGATGTTAACTGAAAATCTGTGCATGAAGCACGCCAGCTTCTTATTCCACCTGGCTGGCAGCCAGGAACTCACTCCCAAGCCAAAACCTGAaccaaaagaatgagaaagctGGGGTGGAAATGACACAAAATAAAACCCTGTTCATTGTGGCATTTAAGAGTGCCCCGCATGGCAGCCAGTTCCTCCCCTGCTCACCCTGTTGAAGTAGAAGCTGCTGTTTGACAGGCCTGCCCAGGATGTACAGAGCTGTGGCTCAGCCCCTCTCTTTGCCTCATTCTTAGAAATGAATGGACAACCAAGGCTCACCTGTCACCTGAGAAAGAGCCACAACCTTCCTCTGTTCTAAATACTAGCATGAAACTGAAGGTGGGACAATTTCTGTATAAACGATTCCATAGGAACTTGGCCACCATGCCCAGTTTATTGCAATAGGACAAAATTTATCTTTCTCCAAAGGAGCAGACAGGTATTGGCAGACAGATATTTTTTGTGAACAATAGTTCACAGacataatattttatcttcttaagATAATTCATAAATAGCATCAAAAGGAAAGTGGGTGTCAGGAAGACCCCAGGGGAATTTGATTGAGAGTTTCTCCCAGAACAATTTCCAGATCATCCCCTTGATTTTTTTATAGAAGAACAAAAATTTCTTTGAGAGATTTGAAGGCAAAATAAGGATGAGTGGCTGGtgtctggggttttttgttgttgtttgcttgtcTGTTTGAGATAAATAATGTGTTGTTAACACATCAATATAATAGAATTAACTTAACAATAACACCTTCAGATTGATAATGCTTTTTATTGTGGTCACCCACAAGAAGACAGGTCTAACTGTTCaaaaacagttatttttcttgttgcttttttttttatttttagttttggaaACTTTATTTGGAATTATATACATCGTAAAACATGACTTTTATATACATGTGATCGAGACTAGGAAAATCTATGAACTGCAGTGAGTCCCAACGTCTCTCTGTTAATCATTTCAAAACCTGTTATATTAGTTTTCACAGGCTGCTATTTTTCCAAATCAGCAggatagtattattattattttttgtccttgCATGTTGTGGTTCTCCCAGAGGCAGTAACAGTTCCATATcgttttattcaaaaataaataaatggactaatagaCTTAATAAATTAGATATCTTAATTCTACATTTCTAAATtcaatttctaaatttaatataATGACTACTTTTTAAACAGTACACTCCTGAAGTCCTCATAGCTAACTTTAATTAATCCAGAGATCATATTACCCTCAGTCTCAGGGGGCATGAGTGGTTTTCTGGAGTCTGACCTCCTGGAGCAACTTGATTTGGCTGCAGTCTTTGAACACAAAGAGCCAATTCAatctttctgactttttttttttattcccaggAGGTCTTTGACCTGGAAGCTCTTTTTCTCATTATTCATTGGGGATGCAATCATTTCGGCATTTATTGTAATCCATTCCTTGGAACAATAaggtctccctccctctccaaccTTGTTGCCTTTGCCAGTAACTTTTGTAACGGTATAACCACCACTTTTCCCTCACCCACCTGAATGTAACTAAAATGATTGGTTACAGAACAATGGGAATCTTGTGAGTCCAGAACAGTCAGGTCTCCCTCCTCTCCAAAATGGCTACCTTTTCCCAGTATCCTTTGCAACAATATTGCCACCATTTTTCTAGAACATTCCCTCACCCACAGTGAATGTAACTAAAACGACTGGCTACAAAATGATCAGAATCACTTGATTGGATTTCCTAACCACTGGAAAGCCTAGTAGCCTCATTTGCCTTAACCTAGTTCCAGCCCtaatacaaatacacatatatttctaaatttattttatatgtatatacttataaatagatattttataaattgtattttatataacTATTTTTTGTAATCCTTTTAGTTATATTCAGGTGCGTGAGGGAAAAATGGTGGTTATACTGTTACAAAAGTTACTGGGAAAAGGCAACAAggttggagagggagggagacctGACTATTCCAAGGAAAGGATTATAATAAACACTGGAATGGTTTCATCCCCAATGAATAATGAGAAAAAGAGCTGCCGGGTCAAAGACCTcctgagaataaaaaaaattcagaaatattgaATTGGTtccaaatgttcaaaatatatataattttataagttataaataaaattattttataaataaatttataaatatttatatatttacttattatattttatttatatatatattttttaaaggcagcATCATTTCACACACTAGAGTTTTACAGAATAAAGTATATATGTACTTCCCAGCAATGTGTACTTCAGGCATTTTGGATTCCCAAGGTTGAATACCCAGCATACCAAAAGACAGCCCTGACCTTTCACTAGACTTCCCTGCCCTCATTTGTCTGCCAAGCACACAGAAGTTTAATCCTCTCCCAAGTCAACTTCTGGCCCTGCTCGACCTACCAAGGCTAGGCTGGAGCTCTTACAACCAGTTctcccaaccccaaccccaaccccaacccggCCACCATGTGCCAAGGACCCCATACAGTACCACCTTCTTGGGTCGGGGGGAAACCACATTCCAAACTGATGAAATTGCAGGAGAACCAGCAGCCTTTGGTTCCAACTTCTGTCGCCTCTGGGAGGTACCCAGGGACCGGGATCCACGCTCCATTATTTCTAGAGAGAACAGAGGCCCCAGGAACACCCAGAGAAGTTACACCAGGGCTTCCTGGGCACAAGACACACCAGGAAGAAGACAGTGTCCCCAAACTTTTTAGGAATCACTCAACACGCATTTGCCACTGTCCACCGACTGATTCCAGGCCTCAATTTGTTCATCTGTTCAAAAGTTCAAGAAGTATTTACTGAGGGCCAAGCTCTGGGCTAGGTTACTAGAGAGAGACAGCAATGACCAAGAGACAAAGCCCAGCCATCAAGCAACTGACAATTGTTTTCTGTATCAGGACATTGGGAGGTGCAAAATTGAAAGTAATCCATCAGTGCAAACGTAGACAGAGATGCATGCTCCAGAAATGATCAAACACGGTATCATGGTGAAAGGAAGGGGCTGCTTCTAGAAAAGCAGGAGACAATATTGAGGCAGAGACCTGAAAGAGATGAAGTTCCCAGCCCTGGGAAATCAAGGAAAAGAGCATTCCAGATGAAGGGAATGGCAAGCACAAAGGCTGTGAGAAAGAAGTAGGCTTGGGGCGGTATAAGAACAAACAGAAGGGCAGTGTAGAGCAGTCCCCTTGTGTACCATGGAAAGGGTATTTTCTGTATATGTTGTACCATGAAATGTGTTAAAGAGGTGACCATGATAGGGTCTTGTAGATCATGGAGTTTGGATTTTACTCTTAAGGGCAAGAGAAGGCATTAGAGGCTTGGGAGAGAGAAATGATCTAATCAATATTATAAACTGAGCCCTGACTGCTTTGCAATAGACACAGTGATGGCTTAGAGAAGGGGGAAACAGAGGGACCACACATGTTgttcccaccctcctccctcaCAGGCTGCAAAATGCTTATGTCATTTATCCCTTTTCCCCCAGCTCCTGTCACCCAACCCGCAAATATGCTG is a window of Cynocephalus volans isolate mCynVol1 chromosome X, mCynVol1.pri, whole genome shotgun sequence DNA encoding:
- the FATE1 gene encoding fetal and adult testis-expressed transcript protein; its protein translation is MAGDSSNIKEEMELSMAEELGGPGSLGQNQEHVVISEIMERGSRSLGTSQRRQKLEPKAAGSPAISSVWNVVSPRPKKRSHLHLPRMLREQVLGDFHPQEYPGVFQGMRFHCDRNLEADMAAEFGPEEFNGLEMEIIKRQLGVIFGRLRALEDQSATRRQREALFFAILVSACITNLWLWVRQ